The following coding sequences are from one Culex quinquefasciatus strain JHB chromosome 1, VPISU_Cqui_1.0_pri_paternal, whole genome shotgun sequence window:
- the LOC6045259 gene encoding EF-hand calcium-binding domain-containing protein 1 isoform X1, with amino-acid sequence MNRSRSVPPGGSTGPTKLQLSFQKLAIGAVAVAGGGSKGHSGGKGGGLATVLNTRGGAMIMKSVSIFLASGRRASAVSRDRSKSGGDRCCAGKGGGPDKDKERGRRESRRNKKILARMDELNGKLNPKMLEMYKRRTHFSKIEVEALCKIFRKLVTNASLNSKALAANNAGVIAKAGSSTDGIDRSVFRELLHSTFDIVTEETLMERIFCAWEKGYEGLPIRLEGWILGLSTFLKGSQAEKTAFCFRVYDLNGDGHITKDEMFALLRNCLIKQPQEEDPDEGVKDLVEIALRKLDMDKDGKVSFQDYQEAIAEEPLLLEAFGQCLPSDRATVSFLSTLQAIPPHWPPHKT; translated from the exons ATGAACAGGTCCCGTTCGGTTCCACCAGGAGGCAGCACCGGCCCCACCAAGCTCCAGCTGTCGTTCCAAAAGTTGGCCATCGGCGCGGTCGCAGTTGCCGGCGGCGGTTCCAAGGGCCATTCCGGTGGCAAGGGAGGTGGCCTGGCAACGGTGCTAAACACCCGCGGCGGGGCGATGATAATGAAGAGCGTTTCGATTTTCCTGGCCAGTGGCAGACGAGCCTCCGCGGTGTCAAGAGATCGGTCCAAGTCCGGCGGTGATCGGTGCTGCGCTGGTAAGGGCGGTGGTCCGGATAAGGACAAGGAGCGGGGACGGCGCGAGTCGCGGCGCAACAAGAAGATACTGGCCAGGATGGACGAGCTGAACGGGAAGCTGAACCCGAAGATGCTCGAGATGTACAAGCGGCGGACGCACTTCTCCAA GATCGAAGTGGAGGCGCTGTGTAAGATCTTCCGCAAGCTGGTGACGAACGCGTCGCTCAACTCGAAAGCCCTCGCCGCGAACAACGCCGGGGTGATCGCGAAGGCCGGCTCGTCCACGGACGGCATCGACCGGTCCGTGTTCCGGGAGCTGCTGCACAGCACCTTCGACATCGTGACGGAGGAGACGTTGATGGAGCGCATCTTCTGCGCCTGGGAGAAGGGCTACGAGGGGCTGCCGATACGGCTCGAGGGGTGGATCCTGGGGCTGTCGACGTTCCTGAAGGGGTCCCAGGCGGAGAAGACGGCGTTCTGCTTCCGGGTGTACGATCTGAACGGGGACGGGCACATCACGAAGGACGAGATGTTTGCGCTGCTGAGGAACTGCTTGATTAAGCAGCCGCAGGAGGAGGATCCGGACGAGGGCGTCAAGGATCTGGTGGAGATTGCGCTGCGCAAGCTGGACATGGACAAGGATGGGAAG GTCTCCTTCCAGGACTACCAGGAAGCCATCGCCGAGGAGCCGCTCCTGCTGGAAGCCTTCGGGCAGTGTCTTCCCTCCGACCGGGCCACGGTGTCCTTCCTGTCAACCTTGCAAGC AATTCCGCCCCATTGGCCTCCCCACAAGACATAA
- the LOC6045259 gene encoding EF-hand calcium-binding domain-containing protein 1 isoform X2 yields MNRSRSVPPGGSTGPTKLQLSFQKLAIGAVAVAGGGSKGHSGGKGGGLATVLNTRGGAMIMKSVSIFLASGRRASAVSRDRSKSGGDRCCAGKGGGPDKDKERGRRESRRNKKILARMDELNGKLNPKMLEMYKRRTHFSKIEVEALCKIFRKLVTNASLNSKALAANNAGVIAKAGSSTDGIDRSVFRELLHSTFDIVTEETLMERIFCAWEKGYEGLPIRLEGWILGLSTFLKGSQAEKTAFCFRVYDLNGDGHITKDEMFALLRNCLIKQPQEEDPDEGVKDLVEIALRKLDMDKDGKVSFQDYQEAIAEEPLLLEAFGQCLPSDRATVSFLSTLQAQEEST; encoded by the exons ATGAACAGGTCCCGTTCGGTTCCACCAGGAGGCAGCACCGGCCCCACCAAGCTCCAGCTGTCGTTCCAAAAGTTGGCCATCGGCGCGGTCGCAGTTGCCGGCGGCGGTTCCAAGGGCCATTCCGGTGGCAAGGGAGGTGGCCTGGCAACGGTGCTAAACACCCGCGGCGGGGCGATGATAATGAAGAGCGTTTCGATTTTCCTGGCCAGTGGCAGACGAGCCTCCGCGGTGTCAAGAGATCGGTCCAAGTCCGGCGGTGATCGGTGCTGCGCTGGTAAGGGCGGTGGTCCGGATAAGGACAAGGAGCGGGGACGGCGCGAGTCGCGGCGCAACAAGAAGATACTGGCCAGGATGGACGAGCTGAACGGGAAGCTGAACCCGAAGATGCTCGAGATGTACAAGCGGCGGACGCACTTCTCCAA GATCGAAGTGGAGGCGCTGTGTAAGATCTTCCGCAAGCTGGTGACGAACGCGTCGCTCAACTCGAAAGCCCTCGCCGCGAACAACGCCGGGGTGATCGCGAAGGCCGGCTCGTCCACGGACGGCATCGACCGGTCCGTGTTCCGGGAGCTGCTGCACAGCACCTTCGACATCGTGACGGAGGAGACGTTGATGGAGCGCATCTTCTGCGCCTGGGAGAAGGGCTACGAGGGGCTGCCGATACGGCTCGAGGGGTGGATCCTGGGGCTGTCGACGTTCCTGAAGGGGTCCCAGGCGGAGAAGACGGCGTTCTGCTTCCGGGTGTACGATCTGAACGGGGACGGGCACATCACGAAGGACGAGATGTTTGCGCTGCTGAGGAACTGCTTGATTAAGCAGCCGCAGGAGGAGGATCCGGACGAGGGCGTCAAGGATCTGGTGGAGATTGCGCTGCGCAAGCTGGACATGGACAAGGATGGGAAG GTCTCCTTCCAGGACTACCAGGAAGCCATCGCCGAGGAGCCGCTCCTGCTGGAAGCCTTCGGGCAGTGTCTTCCCTCCGACCGGGCCACGGTGTCCTTCCTGTCAACCTTGCAAGC TCAGGAGGAATCCACCTAA